One genomic region from Laspinema palackyanum D2c encodes:
- a CDS encoding helix-turn-helix transcriptional regulator, protein MAKKPTPHPYSDRSSFERLMLLIAALVHYPGVGHKEERESHSGDALQGVQKKFRELAASLGMELAPGYPATATLRKDLQCLRDYGILERRIYRWGYYLGTGVMSQEQLQVMMCALESQGKYQGNPQARQLHDLLSRRLRGMELASGGQFSYPVRQHLNRAIMETDPLEMMKRGNNQNTLFHQQATVEEAIASAQALELSRKRDPYGRGLVGLLRLWPLQLVYHDIAWYLIYEYCETGHLAIGRFDRFGDYCQLLTQHRTLEHQSQSLKNAHQLLQNGWGLYLGDPEEQAAELAGTLTLEPVKVRFFSPVMEFIREGDCRHRQQKIKLGPKNETGQIEYIDYIVPLPRRSFKEFLLWVYRYMNNAMVLSPPELVQQHRQAAQDLVTRWE, encoded by the coding sequence ATGGCCAAGAAACCGACCCCCCACCCTTATTCCGACCGCAGCAGTTTTGAGCGGTTGATGTTGCTGATTGCGGCCCTGGTTCACTATCCCGGCGTCGGACATAAAGAGGAACGGGAAAGTCACTCCGGCGATGCGCTGCAAGGTGTCCAAAAAAAATTTCGCGAGTTGGCGGCGAGTTTGGGAATGGAATTGGCTCCAGGCTATCCGGCAACTGCCACCCTTCGCAAAGATTTACAATGCTTGCGAGACTACGGCATCCTTGAGCGCCGGATTTATCGTTGGGGATACTACCTGGGAACTGGCGTGATGAGCCAAGAACAGTTGCAGGTGATGATGTGTGCCTTGGAATCGCAAGGTAAATACCAAGGTAATCCCCAAGCGCGTCAGCTTCACGACCTGTTATCTCGGCGGTTGCGCGGGATGGAATTGGCGAGCGGGGGGCAATTTTCTTACCCAGTACGCCAACATCTGAATCGAGCCATCATGGAAACAGACCCACTGGAGATGATGAAACGGGGGAACAATCAAAACACCTTATTTCATCAGCAAGCAACGGTGGAGGAAGCAATCGCCTCCGCTCAGGCGCTCGAACTTTCCCGCAAACGTGACCCGTATGGTCGCGGGTTGGTCGGTCTTTTGCGACTCTGGCCTCTGCAACTGGTGTACCATGATATCGCTTGGTATTTGATTTACGAATATTGTGAGACCGGCCATCTGGCGATCGGTCGATTCGACCGCTTTGGCGACTACTGCCAGTTGCTCACTCAGCACCGTACCCTCGAACATCAATCCCAAAGCCTGAAAAATGCCCATCAACTCTTGCAAAATGGTTGGGGATTATACTTGGGTGACCCGGAGGAACAAGCAGCAGAATTAGCCGGGACTTTAACGTTGGAACCCGTCAAGGTCCGATTTTTCAGTCCGGTGATGGAGTTTATCCGGGAAGGGGACTGCCGCCATCGGCAACAAAAAATTAAACTCGGTCCCAAAAATGAGACGGGCCAAATTGAATATATCGATTACATCGTGCCACTACCCCGGCGCTCTTTCAAAGAGTTTCTGCTGTGGGTCTATCGCTACATGAACAACGCGATGGTCCTGTCTCCTCCTGAATTAGTCCAACAACACCGGCAAGCTGCCCAGGATTTAGTCACCCGTTGGGAGTAA